A part of Kitasatospora acidiphila genomic DNA contains:
- a CDS encoding DUF3000 domain-containing protein — MASVGGNPAQHGGTNKESASSPAAEPPADVFRSVVETLTALPVRPEVQLSAAPAPRRLAPFSWAVTATVEVDGEELADGRFVLLYDPAGQEAWHGEFRVVTMTRAELEPEIAGDPMLGEVGWSWLMDALQAHGAGYAEPGGTVTHAASQFFGALSDRPDSTEIELRASWTPADGRFERHLTAWADLLCVCAGLPPTVPAPLPQTDTASLGGVVPMPARRRPRSH, encoded by the coding sequence ATGGCATCGGTCGGTGGGAACCCCGCGCAGCACGGCGGAACGAACAAGGAGTCGGCTTCCTCTCCCGCGGCGGAGCCGCCGGCCGACGTCTTCCGCAGTGTTGTCGAGACGCTCACGGCCCTGCCGGTGCGTCCCGAGGTCCAGTTGTCGGCGGCGCCGGCGCCGCGTCGGCTGGCCCCGTTCAGCTGGGCGGTTACCGCCACGGTCGAGGTGGACGGCGAGGAGCTGGCCGACGGGCGGTTCGTGCTGCTGTACGACCCGGCGGGCCAGGAGGCCTGGCACGGCGAGTTCCGGGTGGTCACCATGACCCGGGCCGAGCTGGAGCCGGAGATCGCCGGTGATCCGATGCTGGGCGAGGTCGGCTGGTCCTGGCTGATGGACGCGTTGCAGGCGCACGGCGCCGGGTACGCGGAGCCGGGCGGCACGGTGACCCATGCCGCCTCGCAGTTCTTCGGCGCGCTGTCGGACCGCCCGGACAGCACCGAGATCGAGCTGCGGGCCTCCTGGACGCCGGCCGACGGCCGGTTCGAGCGGCATCTGACGGCCTGGGCGGACCTGCTGTGCGTCTGCGCCGGGCTGCCGCCGACGGTGCCCGCGCCGCTGCCGCAGACCGACACCGCATCACTCGGCGGAGTGGTCCCGATGCCCGCGCGGCGCCGCCCCCGATCACACTGA
- the hemE gene encoding uroporphyrinogen decarboxylase: MSETTAAQPAAHRSAAYDSAFLRACRHEPVPHTPVWFMRQAGRSLPEYHKVREGIPMLDSCMRPELVKEITLQPVRRHKVDAAIFFSDIVVPLKAIGIDVDIKAGIGPVIADPIRTRADLQRLRPLEPDDVPYVTEAVGLLVDELGSTPLIGFAGAPFTLASYLIEGGPSKNHERTKAMMYGEPELWAELVDRLAVITSAFLKVQIEAGASAVQLFDSWVGSLAPDDYRRSVMPASTKVFESVAEYGVPRIHFGVGTGELLGLMGKAGADVVGVDWRVPLDVASSRVGADKALQGNLDPAVLFGPTKVVETKAREVLHAASSLSTSGHIFNLGHGVLPSMDPDALSRLVAFVHEASAR; this comes from the coding sequence GTGAGTGAGACGACCGCAGCCCAGCCCGCCGCGCACCGCAGCGCCGCGTACGACTCCGCCTTCCTGCGCGCCTGCCGGCACGAGCCGGTGCCGCACACCCCGGTCTGGTTCATGCGGCAGGCCGGCCGCTCGCTGCCCGAGTACCACAAGGTGCGCGAGGGTATCCCGATGCTGGACTCCTGCATGCGTCCCGAGCTGGTCAAGGAGATCACCCTGCAGCCGGTCCGCCGGCACAAGGTGGACGCGGCGATCTTCTTCAGCGACATCGTGGTGCCGCTCAAGGCGATCGGCATCGACGTCGACATCAAGGCCGGCATCGGCCCGGTGATCGCCGACCCGATCCGCACCAGGGCAGACCTGCAGCGGCTGCGCCCGCTGGAGCCGGACGACGTCCCCTACGTCACCGAGGCGGTCGGCCTGCTGGTCGACGAGCTCGGCAGCACCCCGCTGATCGGCTTCGCGGGCGCCCCGTTCACCCTGGCCAGCTACCTCATCGAGGGCGGTCCGTCGAAGAACCACGAGCGGACCAAGGCCATGATGTACGGCGAGCCGGAGCTCTGGGCCGAGCTGGTGGACCGGCTCGCGGTGATCACCTCCGCCTTCCTCAAGGTGCAGATCGAGGCCGGCGCCTCCGCCGTGCAGCTCTTCGACTCCTGGGTCGGCTCGCTGGCGCCCGACGACTACCGGCGCTCCGTCATGCCGGCCAGCACCAAGGTCTTCGAGTCGGTCGCCGAGTACGGCGTGCCGCGGATCCACTTCGGTGTCGGCACCGGCGAGCTGCTCGGCCTGATGGGCAAGGCCGGCGCCGACGTGGTCGGGGTGGACTGGCGGGTGCCGCTGGACGTGGCCTCCAGCCGGGTCGGCGCCGACAAGGCGCTGCAGGGCAACCTCGACCCGGCGGTGCTCTTCGGCCCCACCAAGGTGGTGGAGACCAAGGCCCGCGAGGTGCTGCACGCGGCCTCCTCGCTGAGCACCAGCGGCCACATCTTCAACCTGGGCCACGGCGTGCTGCCGAGCATGGACCCGGACGCGCTCAGCCGCCTGGTCGCCTTC